From Pseudomonadota bacterium, the proteins below share one genomic window:
- a CDS encoding HD domain-containing protein, translating to MNTDTLTLLKSWFTGYVSGFYKDDLEYNRPVSLKEHHTRRVCSNITMIGKELGLGSQDLIIAEVIALLHDIGRFRQYEIYHTFIDSISENHARLGVKQIGIHKVLSKFSKTDKRLIAKAIAYHNALSLPKEDEKTLFFMKLIRDADKLDIWRVFADYYIEKWPNNTIALDLPDLPVCSKHIIDSFYKHAIIDMKDLKTLNDFKLLQISWVFDINFIPSFKIIKNNNYIEMIAKTLPANKEISELVKTAFDYVDSQLGISL from the coding sequence ATGAATACGGATACCTTAACCCTTTTAAAAAGCTGGTTTACCGGTTATGTGTCGGGCTTCTATAAAGATGACCTGGAATATAACCGCCCCGTTAGTCTTAAAGAACATCATACCAGGCGTGTTTGCAGTAACATAACAATGATAGGCAAAGAACTTGGTCTTGGTTCACAGGACTTGATAATTGCAGAAGTGATTGCATTATTACATGATATCGGAAGGTTCCGGCAGTATGAGATATATCATACTTTCATTGATTCTATTTCTGAAAATCATGCCAGACTGGGGGTAAAGCAGATAGGGATTCACAAAGTATTGTCAAAATTTTCAAAAACTGACAAACGCTTGATAGCAAAGGCTATAGCATATCATAATGCCTTATCTCTTCCTAAAGAAGATGAAAAGACGCTTTTTTTTATGAAGCTTATAAGGGATGCTGATAAACTGGATATTTGGAGGGTTTTTGCAGATTATTACATTGAAAAATGGCCCAACAATACTATCGCACTTGATCTTCCTGATTTGCCGGTATGTTCAAAACACATTATTGATTCTTTTTATAAACATGCAATTATTGATATGAAGGATTTAAAAACATTAAATGATTTTAAGTTACTTCAGATAAGCTGGGTGTTTGACATAAATTTTATACCGTCATTTAAAATAATTAAGAATAATAATTATATAGAAATGATAGCAAAAACTCTTCCCGCCAACAAAGAAATATCGGAACTTGTAAAAACGGCATTTGATTATGTTGATTCACAGCTTGGTATATCCTTATAA
- the mobB gene encoding molybdopterin-guanine dinucleotide biosynthesis protein B: MTPIISIVGKAESGKTTLIERLILELKKRGYKIGTLKHAFHGFDMDKKGKDSQRHIDAGADTTIIVSKDRIVINKNNDGESLDLIAGYITGVDIVITEGFKKDNKPKIEVFRKARHEEPACIDDNNLFAFVTDDKIDITVPKFSHKDINGIADLIENKFL, translated from the coding sequence ATGACCCCCATTATATCAATAGTTGGCAAAGCTGAATCAGGCAAAACAACACTTATTGAAAGATTGATCCTCGAACTTAAAAAAAGGGGATATAAAATTGGTACTTTAAAACATGCCTTTCACGGTTTTGATATGGATAAAAAAGGAAAAGACAGTCAGCGCCATATTGATGCCGGAGCAGATACTACAATAATTGTTTCAAAAGATCGCATTGTGATAAATAAAAATAATGACGGTGAGTCTCTTGATTTGATAGCAGGCTATATTACCGGTGTGGATATCGTAATAACCGAAGGATTCAAAAAAGATAATAAGCCTAAAATTGAGGTTTTCAGAAAAGCCAGACATGAGGAACCTGCCTGCATTGATGATAATAACCTGTTTGCATTTGTAACAGATGATAAAATAGATATCACTGTGCCAAAATTTTCTCATAAAGATATAAATGGCATAGCTGATCTTATAGAAAATAAGTTTCTATGA
- a CDS encoding DUF362 domain-containing protein has product MPDKNVDKETSRREFIIRSSKAGLLILSSCITGYLFYNNKNLVSSVKAESMTGLPDFSIKEKAGKIAIAKGADRVKTINLALKALGGIETFIKKGDRVLLKVNAAFASPPILSATTNPELLKEIIRLCYAAGAVSVVITDNPINDPVSCFSLTGIENAAKSKGAKIILPDKSFFAPLSIEGGKLIKDWPVLYKPLMNADKLIGIAPLKDHHRSGASMTMKNWYGLLGGRRNIFHQDINNIIKELAIMVKPTLVILDGTTTMMSNGPTGGSLSDLKQTNTMIAGTDQVAVDAYGATLLGKRVEELAYIEKAHTAGVGNMNYRLLNPEIITAV; this is encoded by the coding sequence ATGCCCGATAAAAACGTGGATAAAGAAACGAGCAGAAGAGAGTTTATAATCAGATCTTCTAAAGCAGGGCTTCTGATCCTTTCATCCTGTATTACCGGATATCTCTTTTATAACAATAAAAATTTGGTTTCATCTGTTAAAGCAGAATCTATGACAGGGCTTCCGGATTTTTCTATTAAGGAGAAAGCCGGTAAAATCGCAATTGCAAAAGGGGCCGACAGGGTTAAAACGATCAATCTTGCCCTAAAAGCTTTAGGCGGTATTGAAACATTTATAAAAAAAGGAGACCGTGTACTTTTAAAAGTAAATGCCGCTTTTGCATCTCCTCCCATACTTTCTGCAACTACTAACCCTGAGCTTTTAAAAGAAATAATAAGATTGTGTTATGCGGCAGGAGCTGTATCTGTAGTTATTACGGACAATCCTATTAATGACCCTGTGTCATGTTTTTCACTCACCGGAATAGAAAATGCCGCAAAAAGTAAAGGAGCAAAAATAATACTTCCTGATAAGAGCTTTTTTGCTCCTTTATCAATTGAAGGTGGTAAACTGATTAAAGACTGGCCTGTTTTGTATAAACCGCTTATGAATGCCGATAAGCTTATTGGTATAGCCCCGTTAAAAGATCACCACAGAAGCGGTGCATCCATGACAATGAAAAACTGGTACGGGCTTCTTGGCGGAAGAAGAAATATTTTTCATCAGGATATAAACAATATAATAAAAGAGCTTGCCATCATGGTTAAACCTACTCTTGTAATTCTTGACGGGACAACAACCATGATGTCAAACGGGCCTACAGGCGGATCACTTTCCGATTTAAAACAAACAAATACAATGATAGCAGGAACCGATCAGGTTGCCGTTGATGCATATGGCGCAACACTTCTTGGCAAAAGAGTAGAAGAACTTGCTTATATAGAAAAAGCGCATACAGCAGGAGTCGGTAATATGAACTACCGCCTGCTTAATCCTGAGATAATAACAGCTGTTTAA
- a CDS encoding PEP-CTERM sorting domain-containing protein — protein MPTLKEEKMKKQVLGLSLLLLFLFCAPARATHIQYFDYADVTEASFSSSGDTWSWTFSLTADSMKLWDIDDNIQLTDGSYNPAYALHYVTLRINPNNYTGGPTSNYIDLKVNGIQIKDWENPIRLYDWGVPGGSVSDKYGIASIGNNYEITIDLYGLGELSNLATNKIPLKIDNVNLEGCFDVPEPATLLLLGLGLVGLAGVRRKFQK, from the coding sequence ATGCCCACCTTGAAGGAGGAAAAGATGAAAAAACAAGTTTTGGGATTATCGCTTCTGCTTCTGTTTCTGTTCTGTGCACCGGCTCGGGCGACCCATATTCAGTACTTTGATTATGCAGATGTGACCGAAGCTAGCTTCTCCAGTAGTGGTGACACGTGGAGCTGGACTTTTAGCTTAACAGCGGACTCTATGAAATTATGGGATATTGACGATAATATTCAACTAACTGATGGCTCGTACAACCCAGCATATGCTCTCCACTATGTAACCCTGAGAATAAACCCGAATAATTACACAGGTGGTCCTACATCAAACTATATCGATCTGAAAGTGAACGGTATTCAAATCAAAGACTGGGAAAACCCCATTCGGCTCTATGACTGGGGAGTCCCAGGAGGCTCTGTTTCTGATAAATATGGAATTGCTAGTATTGGTAATAATTATGAAATCACAATTGATCTCTATGGATTAGGAGAACTATCAAACTTGGCTACTAATAAGATCCCTTTAAAAATCGACAATGTCAATCTTGAAGGCTGTTTTGATGTCCCGGAACCAGCGACCCTGCTTCTACTTGGACTTGGGCTTGTAGGGTTGGCAGGAGTCAGGAGAAAGTTTCAAAAGTAA
- a CDS encoding conjugal transfer protein TraB has product MGSLDEHILRTAKEIVVKFIETGRISPTGFNESFKAIYKSVEEAVKGDENSAGKDEENLTR; this is encoded by the coding sequence ATGGGATCTTTGGATGAACATATACTAAGAACGGCAAAGGAAATAGTTGTAAAGTTTATTGAAACCGGAAGGATTTCTCCCACAGGTTTTAATGAATCATTTAAGGCTATTTATAAATCTGTTGAAGAAGCTGTTAAAGGCGATGAAAATAGTGCCGGAAAAGACGAAGAAAACTTGACACGATAA
- the fusA gene encoding elongation factor G translates to MKKDKINKFRNIGVIAHIDAGKTTVTERILYYTGRSYKIGEVHDGEAVMDWMQDEQERGITITSAVTTCIWDGKDIQIIDTPGHVDFTIEVERSLRVLDGAVGVFCAVGGVEPQSETVWRQADKYKVPKIAFINKLDRIGADYLGTIDMMKERLHANTLILQIPVGSEGDFAGVIDLVGMKQIMWDNESLGATFSKNDISADLLENALEFREKLIETLSEVDDEIMEAYLSETPISEELLISSIRKATVNLKIVPVLCGSALRNKGIQPLLDAIVNYLPSPLEVASVQGIHPETGETLLFEAKDNGPLAALIFKVSLMEGRKVTFVRVYSGTLKTGAEVYNPSRNIKEKLSRILKMHAGKRDRIEEAGAGSIVGVVGLKTSSTGETLCSSNYPVLLENIEFYEPVISIAIEPKTHADQEKLDEVLTKFADEDPTLRVRKDEDTGQTILSGMGELHLEIIISRMMREYNTGVNVGKPQVMYRETIAAESEGSAIFDREIAGQHHFGEVNLILKPLSRGSGNIFEVDMKDASSIPEAFIPFIEKGVFEAFDSGTIMGYPVVDVKAVVTGGSFKESLGSEISFKVSAAMACKDALAKSEPFLLEPIMDTEIFVPEAFMGDIIGDLNSRGGKIESISARSGIHVLKATVPLSRMFGYSTSIRSATQGRGTFSMQFSRFDHT, encoded by the coding sequence ATGAAAAAAGACAAGATAAACAAATTCAGAAATATCGGAGTTATTGCTCATATTGATGCAGGCAAGACAACTGTGACTGAGCGAATACTGTATTATACCGGCCGTTCTTACAAAATAGGAGAAGTGCATGACGGCGAAGCAGTAATGGACTGGATGCAGGATGAGCAGGAACGCGGCATTACGATTACTTCTGCGGTTACCACATGTATTTGGGATGGAAAAGATATACAGATTATAGATACTCCCGGGCATGTTGATTTTACAATTGAAGTTGAGCGATCATTAAGAGTGCTTGATGGTGCTGTTGGTGTTTTTTGCGCAGTAGGAGGTGTTGAACCGCAATCTGAAACCGTATGGCGTCAGGCTGATAAATATAAAGTTCCCAAAATTGCTTTTATTAATAAGCTGGACAGAATCGGTGCCGATTATCTGGGAACGATAGATATGATGAAAGAAAGGCTCCATGCAAATACGCTTATTCTTCAAATTCCTGTCGGATCTGAAGGAGATTTTGCCGGAGTAATAGATCTTGTCGGTATGAAGCAGATAATGTGGGATAACGAATCTCTTGGCGCTACATTTTCTAAAAATGACATCTCTGCCGATCTTCTTGAAAATGCTTTGGAATTCAGGGAAAAACTTATAGAAACCCTTTCTGAAGTTGACGATGAGATTATGGAAGCCTATTTATCCGAAACTCCTATATCAGAAGAATTGCTCATTTCTTCCATAAGAAAAGCAACTGTTAATCTTAAAATAGTTCCTGTCCTTTGCGGGTCGGCATTGAGAAACAAGGGCATACAACCTCTTCTGGACGCAATCGTAAATTATCTTCCCAGTCCTCTTGAAGTTGCTTCTGTACAAGGAATTCACCCTGAAACCGGGGAAACTTTGTTATTTGAAGCCAAGGATAATGGTCCGCTAGCTGCATTGATATTTAAAGTATCTTTAATGGAAGGGCGCAAGGTTACATTTGTAAGAGTTTACAGCGGAACTTTAAAAACGGGGGCAGAGGTATATAACCCTTCGCGTAATATAAAGGAAAAACTTTCCCGCATATTAAAAATGCATGCCGGGAAAAGAGACCGCATCGAAGAAGCAGGCGCCGGAAGCATTGTAGGGGTAGTCGGCCTCAAAACATCTTCAACCGGAGAAACTCTTTGTTCTTCCAATTATCCTGTCCTGCTGGAAAATATTGAATTTTATGAACCTGTCATATCTATAGCTATTGAACCGAAAACTCATGCTGATCAGGAAAAACTAGATGAGGTTTTAACAAAGTTTGCAGATGAAGATCCGACATTGAGAGTTCGCAAAGATGAAGATACGGGGCAAACAATTTTATCCGGTATGGGAGAGCTTCATCTTGAGATAATAATCAGCCGTATGATGAGAGAATATAACACAGGTGTCAATGTTGGTAAGCCTCAGGTTATGTATAGAGAAACCATAGCGGCTGAATCTGAAGGCTCTGCCATTTTTGACAGGGAAATTGCGGGACAGCATCATTTCGGAGAAGTGAATTTGATTCTTAAACCTCTCAGCCGGGGAAGCGGCAATATATTTGAAGTTGATATGAAAGATGCCTCTTCTATTCCTGAAGCATTTATACCCTTTATTGAAAAAGGTGTGTTTGAAGCATTTGATAGCGGCACAATCATGGGATACCCTGTTGTAGATGTTAAAGCTGTTGTTACCGGGGGATCTTTTAAGGAATCACTTGGAAGCGAGATATCTTTTAAGGTAAGTGCTGCAATGGCCTGCAAAGATGCTCTTGCTAAAAGCGAACCATTTCTGCTTGAACCAATCATGGATACCGAGATATTTGTTCCTGAAGCTTTCATGGGTGATATAATAGGCGATTTGAATTCACGGGGTGGAAAAATTGAATCTATCAGCGCAAGATCGGGAATACATGTGTTAAAAGCAACTGTTCCTCTTTCGCGTATGTTTGGTTATTCTACTTCAATAAGATCGGCAACTCAAGGCAGGGGAACGTTTAGCATGCAGTTTTCCCGCTTTGACCACACATAA
- a CDS encoding PLDc N-terminal domain-containing protein, translating into MTILGNLVHEVWNIVAIGLGLFLSVLATGHAVLSKRDSRAAIAWVGFIWLVPMAGAVMYFVFGVNRIRHKAALLRRNLERHQAQYAQPECLPEELQSHLPDHGGNLKLLARVVGSVTEQPLLPGNQIDPLVNGDEAYPAMLEAIRQANHTISFTSYIFDRDEVGKVFAHELGEAVRRGVQVRVLIDATGTRYSFPTILRSLKREGVKYARFIPLFPLRHLMSMNMRTHRKILVTDGRVGFTGGMNIRVGHCIQRQPPNPVQDIHFRVKGPVVTQLQEVFADDWLFTTGEFLRGNSWFPKNESEGRMLARGVIDGPDENFEKLLWTLLGAISIAHHSIRIMTPYFLPDPALISALNLASMRGVHVDIILPSKINLPFILSASRAMWSQVLQYGCRIWLTQPPFDHSKLVLVDGCWILLGSANWDARSLRLNFEFNLECYDVELARQLDMQIEAKRKCARPVTLEEVNSRSLPTRLRDGIARLFTPYL; encoded by the coding sequence ATGACGATCTTAGGTAATCTGGTGCACGAAGTCTGGAACATCGTTGCCATAGGACTTGGGCTATTTCTCTCTGTGCTGGCAACCGGGCACGCAGTCCTCAGCAAGCGTGATTCACGCGCCGCCATCGCATGGGTTGGTTTCATTTGGTTGGTACCAATGGCTGGGGCTGTCATGTACTTTGTCTTCGGAGTCAATCGCATTCGCCATAAGGCTGCCTTACTGAGAAGAAACCTTGAGCGGCACCAGGCACAATATGCGCAACCGGAATGCCTGCCTGAAGAGCTGCAGAGTCATCTGCCGGATCACGGGGGAAATCTCAAGCTATTGGCCCGTGTTGTCGGTAGTGTGACAGAGCAACCTTTGCTGCCGGGAAATCAGATAGATCCTTTGGTGAACGGAGACGAAGCTTATCCGGCCATGCTGGAAGCGATCCGACAAGCAAATCATACAATCTCTTTCACAAGTTATATTTTCGATCGGGACGAAGTCGGAAAGGTCTTTGCGCATGAGCTTGGCGAAGCTGTGCGCCGGGGAGTACAAGTTCGTGTACTGATTGATGCAACCGGAACCCGGTATTCATTTCCCACTATTCTTCGCAGTCTGAAACGAGAAGGGGTAAAGTATGCACGGTTTATCCCTCTGTTTCCTTTGCGGCACCTGATGTCAATGAACATGCGCACACACAGAAAGATTTTGGTGACTGATGGACGTGTTGGGTTTACCGGCGGTATGAATATCCGGGTGGGACACTGCATTCAACGCCAACCGCCAAACCCGGTACAAGACATCCATTTTCGTGTAAAAGGTCCTGTGGTAACACAACTGCAAGAGGTATTTGCCGATGATTGGCTGTTCACAACCGGCGAATTTCTGCGTGGCAATTCATGGTTTCCCAAAAACGAAAGCGAAGGGCGGATGTTGGCCCGGGGTGTGATTGATGGCCCGGATGAGAACTTCGAGAAGCTGCTTTGGACGCTTTTAGGAGCGATTTCGATTGCCCACCATTCCATTCGTATCATGACTCCTTATTTTCTGCCCGACCCTGCTCTGATCTCCGCCCTGAATCTGGCATCAATGCGGGGAGTACATGTTGATATTATTTTGCCTTCAAAGATAAATCTGCCCTTCATTCTAAGCGCCTCCCGGGCCATGTGGTCGCAAGTACTCCAATATGGATGCCGGATATGGCTGACCCAGCCTCCATTCGATCATTCCAAACTTGTTCTGGTGGATGGCTGCTGGATACTGCTTGGGTCGGCCAACTGGGATGCAAGAAGTCTGCGTCTCAATTTCGAATTTAATCTGGAATGTTACGATGTCGAACTTGCACGACAGCTTGATATGCAGATCGAAGCAAAGCGGAAATGCGCCCGTCCTGTGACGCTGGAGGAGGTCAATAGCCGGTCGCTGCCGACGCGTCTGCGTGACGGCATAGCGCGATTGTTTACACCTTACCTGTAG
- a CDS encoding MFS transporter has product MFRIMFNARFYYPVFAILFLDFGLTLEQFALLNVAWALSIVLLEVPSGALADIIGRRNLVVSAAVIMVVEISLLCFAPRGNITLLFFIFLVNRILSGSAEACASGADEAIAYDTLKKLDRAAEWPKVLEIQMRYGAMVRMGVMILGALVYDPDLMQKIVDFAGLQIQINQGITMRFPLYLTLAMALGTLAVSLKMRESDSIETDRRIDVAKAGKPIRQAFKLTLKAGQWILQTPFVMMIILAGLFFDHWIRVLITLNSEYYRLINLPEASFGLIAALLAFFGLFIPKIARKMGQTYTPLSNVYIMSILSIAGLAGMLLMIPYYGLIPAILLFCIMYVNTYLQSYYLNPLTASEQRATVLSFKGLSFNLAYGVMGLLYAGFLAHLREQTSNILPGLSGPELEDFVFVKSLLGFPFYFIVALAGLFWFGWRKLKNNKEYKKVQGLENMKKMYHEEKEN; this is encoded by the coding sequence ATGTTCCGGATCATGTTCAATGCCCGCTTTTATTATCCTGTTTTTGCAATTTTATTTCTGGATTTCGGATTAACCCTTGAACAGTTTGCACTGCTCAATGTGGCCTGGGCATTAAGCATTGTGCTTTTAGAAGTTCCTTCAGGTGCTTTGGCGGATATTATCGGACGCCGTAATCTGGTGGTATCTGCTGCGGTTATCATGGTTGTTGAAATATCACTGCTTTGTTTTGCTCCACGGGGAAATATTACGCTTCTGTTTTTCATATTTTTGGTCAACCGGATATTAAGCGGTTCAGCGGAGGCTTGTGCAAGCGGGGCTGATGAAGCCATCGCCTATGATACATTGAAAAAACTGGATCGCGCTGCTGAATGGCCGAAAGTCTTAGAAATTCAGATGCGCTACGGTGCCATGGTACGGATGGGGGTTATGATCCTCGGGGCTTTGGTTTACGATCCGGATTTAATGCAAAAGATTGTGGACTTTGCAGGCCTGCAGATTCAGATAAATCAAGGTATTACCATGCGTTTTCCGCTGTATTTGACGCTTGCAATGGCTTTAGGGACGCTTGCGGTTTCACTGAAAATGCGGGAATCAGACAGCATTGAAACCGATAGGCGAATTGACGTGGCAAAAGCGGGCAAACCGATTAGGCAAGCCTTTAAATTAACGCTGAAAGCAGGCCAATGGATATTGCAAACGCCGTTTGTTATGATGATAATTCTGGCCGGGTTGTTCTTTGATCACTGGATCAGAGTACTCATCACTTTAAATAGCGAGTATTACCGGCTTATTAATCTGCCTGAGGCGTCCTTTGGATTGATTGCCGCCTTACTCGCTTTTTTCGGACTTTTTATCCCGAAAATAGCCCGGAAAATGGGACAGACATATACCCCTCTTTCCAATGTGTATATAATGAGTATTCTCAGTATTGCAGGCTTAGCAGGCATGTTGTTGATGATCCCATATTACGGATTGATTCCGGCAATACTTCTTTTTTGCATCATGTATGTTAATACTTATTTGCAAAGTTATTATCTTAATCCTTTGACCGCATCGGAACAACGGGCAACAGTACTTAGTTTTAAGGGTTTGTCTTTCAATTTGGCTTACGGCGTTATGGGGTTGCTATATGCTGGTTTCCTGGCTCATTTACGCGAACAGACCTCAAATATCCTACCCGGATTATCCGGGCCTGAACTTGAAGATTTTGTTTTTGTTAAATCTTTGTTGGGATTCCCATTCTACTTTATAGTTGCCCTTGCAGGATTGTTCTGGTTTGGATGGAGAAAATTAAAAAACAATAAGGAATATAAAAAAGTTCAAGGATTAGAGAACATGAAGAAAATGTACCATGAAGAAAAAGAAAATTAA
- a CDS encoding DEAD/DEAH box helicase family protein: MNEAETRAELIDPKLKACGWGVVEGSKILRERNVCKITEGRIQAGGGRKKPLIADYILVYKGIKLAVVEAKSDELEVGEGVAQAKLYAEKLNLETTYSTNGKEIYQICMKTGSEGLVADFLSPQELWDKTYSDQNDWRDKFANIAFEDKSGTWRLRYYQEIAIKNTLEAVAQNKDRILLTLATGTGKTAIAFQIAWKLFQTRWNLNRAGKRRPRILFLADRNFLADQAFNAFSAFPEDAMVRIRPNDIKKKGKVPTNGSIFFTIFQSFMTNNTANKKDEEQVKMLMAAETQAVYKSANYNFGQYPKDYFDFIVIDECHRGGANDEGNWRGILEYFSPAVQLGLTATPKRKDNVNTYKYFGEPVYIYSLKEGINDGFLTPFKVKRIKTTLDDYIYTSDDDIIEGKIEEGKIYEEPDFNKIIEIKEREAKRVQIYMDEANQNEKTIIFCATQIHAAAVRELVNQYKKSKDPNYCVRVTANDGERGEQFLREFQDNEKTIPTVLTTSQKLSTGVDARNIRNIVLMRPINQMIEFKQIVGRGTRLFDGKEFFTIYDFVDAFHHFADPEWDGEPEEEDACPDCGETPCVCEKIPPKSCKVCGQRPCICEKGPPKPCEKCGQRPCICIKKVKIKLRDGKEREIQHMIATSFWNADGKPISSEEFLNNLFGELPNFFKNEEELRILWSNPITRKTLLEKLDEAGFGKEELKTLQKLIDAEKSDLYDVLEYVFNSDIKPITREERVTRAEATIFALLNDKQKEFIEFVLSKYIETGVEELDQEKLPILLTNKYQSLEDAKEILGDVANISSLFIDFQKYLYLQKAA; this comes from the coding sequence TTGAACGAAGCCGAAACAAGAGCCGAATTAATAGACCCTAAATTAAAGGCCTGTGGTTGGGGCGTGGTAGAGGGTTCTAAAATCCTTCGTGAACGAAATGTCTGTAAAATAACAGAGGGTAGAATACAGGCGGGGGGTGGCAGGAAAAAACCACTTATTGCCGATTATATTCTGGTGTACAAAGGCATTAAGCTGGCTGTTGTTGAAGCTAAAAGCGATGAACTTGAAGTGGGCGAAGGTGTGGCACAGGCAAAGCTTTACGCCGAGAAACTTAATTTAGAAACTACTTACTCCACCAATGGAAAAGAGATTTATCAAATCTGTATGAAAACGGGTTCAGAGGGTTTGGTTGCTGATTTTCTTTCGCCCCAAGAACTTTGGGATAAAACCTATTCTGATCAAAACGACTGGCGGGATAAATTTGCAAATATTGCCTTTGAAGATAAAAGCGGAACCTGGCGATTACGCTACTATCAGGAAATTGCGATAAAAAATACACTCGAAGCAGTAGCGCAAAATAAAGACAGAATTTTATTAACCCTTGCCACAGGAACAGGAAAAACGGCCATTGCTTTTCAAATAGCCTGGAAACTGTTTCAAACCCGTTGGAATTTAAATCGTGCCGGCAAAAGAAGACCAAGAATACTGTTTTTAGCCGACCGTAATTTTCTAGCTGACCAGGCATTTAACGCATTTTCAGCATTTCCGGAAGATGCAATGGTTCGCATAAGGCCCAATGATATTAAGAAAAAAGGAAAAGTGCCAACCAACGGCAGTATCTTTTTTACCATTTTTCAATCCTTTATGACCAATAATACAGCAAATAAAAAGGATGAAGAACAAGTCAAAATGCTGATGGCTGCTGAGACCCAGGCAGTGTATAAATCGGCAAACTATAATTTTGGTCAGTACCCAAAAGACTATTTTGATTTTATTGTAATTGACGAATGCCACCGTGGCGGAGCCAATGACGAAGGAAACTGGAGAGGAATTCTAGAGTACTTTTCACCAGCCGTACAATTGGGGCTTACGGCCACGCCCAAACGAAAAGATAACGTTAATACTTATAAATATTTTGGGGAACCTGTTTATATCTATTCGCTCAAAGAAGGTATTAACGATGGTTTCCTTACACCTTTCAAGGTAAAACGCATCAAAACAACACTTGACGATTATATATACACCAGTGATGACGATATTATTGAAGGAAAAATTGAAGAAGGAAAAATATACGAAGAACCCGACTTTAATAAAATTATTGAAATCAAAGAGCGGGAGGCGAAGCGTGTTCAGATTTATATGGACGAAGCCAATCAGAACGAAAAAACCATTATTTTCTGTGCCACACAAATTCACGCCGCCGCAGTTCGTGAGTTGGTAAATCAGTACAAAAAAAGTAAAGACCCGAATTATTGTGTTCGTGTAACTGCAAACGATGGTGAAAGAGGCGAACAGTTTTTGCGGGAATTTCAAGATAATGAAAAAACAATTCCAACGGTATTAACCACTTCCCAAAAACTATCAACAGGTGTTGATGCACGAAATATTCGCAACATTGTTTTAATGCGACCCATCAATCAAATGATTGAGTTTAAGCAAATCGTTGGCAGGGGAACACGTTTATTTGATGGGAAAGAATTTTTCACCATTTATGATTTTGTAGATGCTTTCCATCACTTTGCTGACCCTGAATGGGATGGAGAACCAGAGGAAGAAGATGCTTGTCCTGATTGCGGAGAAACGCCTTGTGTTTGCGAAAAGATACCGCCTAAATCTTGCAAAGTTTGCGGTCAACGCCCTTGTATCTGCGAAAAAGGACCACCAAAGCCCTGTGAAAAATGCGGACAAAGACCCTGTATCTGCATAAAGAAAGTTAAAATAAAGCTAAGAGATGGAAAAGAGCGTGAAATACAACATATGATCGCTACTTCTTTTTGGAATGCTGACGGTAAACCAATATCGTCAGAAGAATTTTTAAATAATCTGTTTGGCGAACTCCCTAACTTTTTTAAAAACGAAGAAGAACTGCGAATTTTATGGAGTAATCCAATAACACGGAAGACCTTACTTGAGAAATTGGACGAAGCAGGTTTTGGAAAAGAAGAATTAAAAACACTACAAAAACTAATTGATGCAGAGAAAAGCGATTTATACGATGTTTTGGAATATGTGTTTAACAGCGACATAAAACCGATAACAAGAGAAGAACGGGTAACAAGAGCCGAAGCAACAATTTTTGCTTTACTCAACGACAAACAAAAAGAATTCATAGAATTCGTATTGAGTAAATATATAGAAACAGGAGTTGAAGAACTCGACCAGGAAAAACTGCCAATCTTACTGACAAATAAATATCAATCGTTGGAAGATGCCAAAGAAATATTGGGAGATGTGGCAAATATCAGTTCACTATTTATAGACTTTCAGAAATATCTATATCTACAAAAAGCGGCATAA